The DNA segment TTTACACATCGGCCCCGAACGGGCTATGGAATGAATGGAGCAGGATCAGGGATTCCCATCGCTCAGCCCAAGATGCAAAATTCAGACAATCACGTGCAGAACGTGGCAGAAGGGATACCCCTTGTACTGCTATTGCTACGGGTACATTCACCCGTAGGCTTCGGAAGCGGCATAATTTTGAACTAGTACCAACGATACCGTCCCCGGAATCCGGATGCTGGAGCGGACGGAATGACAGGAATGCAATTATCGTTTGCGTTTGTTGATTTCGGCAGACCTCGGTGTTGAAAGAAGCACCGTTGTCATTCAACTGATCGGTCCCGATCGGTGGCTTTGATTTGCGGGCATCGGGCAACCGGGAAGAGTGCACGCCAGCACGGGTTGTGTGCCTGGGCGATATATGCAAAGCGCACAAGGGCAGCAATTATGTGGCGTGCTGTGAGGTGTCGGTCGGTGATAAATTCCATTCCCTTACGTCGAACAATGACATTCCTTCGACGCTGGAGCAACACGCCCCGATCCGGTGAAGGATGGGAATACCGGTGGGATACAATAAATTGCgtgtgcgttgtgtgtgtgtgtgtagaagagtgtgtgtgtgtgggagacagagagcgaggggaggttggttgtgtgtgtggtgcgtgtgGTCGGGTGAAATGCGGTGTGTACATGCAGTGTGTGATCGAAATGCACACATTTAATTTACAGCGTCCTCTCTCCCCGGGGAAGATGTCGTTGCCTGGAGGAAGTATTGTTCGGTCATGAATGTCGTTAGCGGTTTGAGATTGAGTGTTGAGTGTTTGTCAGATGAAAGATTTCCCTTCCCTGATGGCAAAGGATGTCGTCTGCCGCAAGGGTTTTGCGCTTGACTTTAAATGTATGACCGTAGTGTGCGGTAGTTTGGTAGAGCATTAGGCACTCATTCGAAGATATTAGATATGCTGGTGCATTGGATTAGATGTTTGTTTAAGAAATGCGAAATGTTCACACTCTCCTATTATTCAGTGGCGCATTAAAGTGCTATGAAACAGTTTCAGCAGTAGTAATGGATTTTTCTTAAATCACACAAACTTAGGCTTTTCTTACATCAATCAAAAGCGCATTGCGTTGCTTATTGCACATAATTCTCTCagtgaaaacaaacagcaaaaatcAGCAGACTGGAATTAGATAATTGATACACAAACTACACGTTTACttatacagcaattatccgcagtacgcgatactcgatatacgcgaattcgcagtacgcgattcctctaaatttgacagctccatgtgttttttgcaaatattttaattctttgaaatattgtatggtttttttgaatttccttaatgtTATTAaggcattttgcattaaatttgggcaaaagatacctgttttataacaaaaaactttaatgcaaaactctgtgtcGATAGTTTTCAACCCTCGAtccggtagtgtaaactatttttccataggaatccgctatacgcgaaaactcgagatacgctattgcgcttggtcccgtacgatagcgtatatcggataattaCTGTAATTTAAATCATAAAGGTCCTTGTATTGGAAGTGCTTTAGTACGTAATATTAATATATAATAcacatttatatgtgttttcAACAAAAGATGCACTTTCATCCGTACgttacaataacaaaaatgaaccaaaaaccaaactcTCCCTTCCGTATCTCCTACCAAACAGATAATCACATCGAAAAATGCAATGAACATCGCAgaacatttaaacaaaatgCACAGGACAACTTCTGTTGCATCACGGACAGCATACCGAAAGACATGCCATTTCTCTGGTACACATTTTTCGAACACTTCCGCACAAAACTTGCGAAATGTTCCGGGAAAAAAGCACTCTGTAAATATTTCCTCTTACAGAGTATGCGAGCAATGTGCAGTGTAGCAGTGGAAGGGCGGGCCGAAGCGACGGTGAACAATAAATATTACCAAGTGGTTGTATTTAtggaaaaagttttgcgtTCATCCGTACAACACCAAACTAAATAGTGAGGGTGGGCGGGTAGATTCTTATGCAAATCTTAAGAAactttttaacaaaaaaaaaagaaagaagaaaacaacacgcGTCAGAAGACCCTGTAACCTTTGATAGACAGATGGGATGGCATCGTGAACTTTTCCCGGTAATAACTATCTTTCAGAATTATGTCACATTTGCATCTTGAGCGTTATGCTAACGGACTTTTGTATAGATAAATACTCTACATGTTGCAATACCCTATAAAGGGATGTGAATCGTGTTCATGGATCTAGACATAACATAAGCAATACCAACGTGTCATTAAACTCATCAAACCAGAAATGTATAAATTAAATCACAAGTACTACAAGTAATAAACAAGTAAAAAAGGGTTGAAATGATGTGTATTAATTTGATAAACTTAACCTTTTACGACTATTTGAACGATAGTGTAGGAAAAAACTGTAAGAAAAGCATAATATACTAAGCAAACAGATAAAATAGATATAACATAAATATATTAGACTTCGTTATTTCTGTGAATAATTTGTTCTATGCTTCATAGAAAATAAGCTGCACTGCATTCTACGTACATGAATATATCAGAAACTGAAAacttttatttactttaacAGTGGTGCTAGTGTtactacaaataaaataaaaatgcccCACTAAGTTTAATTATTGCACAACGCCAAGCGCAAGTACAATCTTTGTTCTTTTGCACGTGAGTAGCAATGTAACATAAGATTAAATTAATAATCGTtcgttgttttcctttctcctTTGCAAACAGTGCGTTGGGTTTTGCGCCTGTAGCGTCGATAGCAAAGAACGTTAGACcaaatgtttgtttgcgtaCCAAAAACCGTTGGAATGCAAACAATAACGTGGTACAGTTGTTGTGTAATTTTGGTTTTTCCCTCTTTGTCTTCCACGGTCAAAATAGTACCTTTGCTGATACTGTTGCAGCGCAAACCACCACAGGTTAAAATATGTAacatatacatacaaacaTCACGTATGTGTAAGAGACAAATGTAGTTTTTTAGTGTCAGTTTCTTATAAATGGAACCATCCCTAAGGTATGCGTTTAATTGCAGCCCAACAAACGGGAGGAtggtgcattatttttttaggCAACGATGGATTGCTTTCCCACTGTGGATCTGTACAGTGCTGCAGTTGCTACGAGTGGTAGAAGTTGAGTGTGGTAAGAAACTGTGAAAGGTGAAGAAACTGTATGCAGCTGTACAACGGTGTATTTCACCTTGATGATTTCATTAAATCAGCCTCTTACCGTCTGGAAGATCAACCGATGACATATGAATCGTACGACATGCAATGCGGCTATCAAAGCAAATGTTGCAGCGAGAATAGGTAATATTGCACTGAGAGGAAGGTATGAGAAATCAATAATCAATAATAAGAAAGCCTTCTAATTCCAGCTGTCCTTCACTGGATGGGCTCGACAGTTTGGAGCGAAAGGCGCGTAAGAAAGCAATATTGGAGCTGCTTAACAACGAAGCCACAGTGAATGATCCTCGTTTTCTGATGGATGGTACGGACTTCGATGTGAGGTTTTTCAACACCATAGCAATCCAACCCTCGGAGCAGCTGGGGGTGCGAGATACGCTAACCACGCAAAAAGTGCTGGAAACATTGTCCAAACGGAGCAGCCGCTGTCAGATGCGCAACCTGCTCGATGGAAAGTGCTACTCGAACGTAACGCTTTCCTGCTGCAAAGCTGTGGAAGAACCTTGCTGTGATCCGCACTATCCGTAAGTGTTGATAGAGGGTATCATTGTTTGACCAGTAATGCTTAACGAACCTTTTGAAACTTAAATTTAGCTATCGAAGCTACGATGGAAGCTGCAATAACCTGGACCATCCGCGCTGGGGAATGCGTGGCACCGCTCTGAAACATCCCATCGCGCCGTGCTTCGATGATGTGGTGTCGCAACCGGCCCGCAGTAAGTCGGGTGCTCCATTGCCCCAGAATCGTAAGCTTATAGCCGAGCTGGCAGCGATGCTCAAAGAGCGGGAGATTAGCACCACTGCCGAGCTGAACATGTGCTCCGTGTTTTTGAGCGAGTTCTTCACCCTGGACATGATTGGCCGGTCGACCAAGCGCACCAAACGGAGGACGGATGGTTTCCGCGGTTGCCGGGCCGATGGTTATGATCGGAGTCCGTTCGTAACGCCACTCTCCAATCCACTGCTCGTTTCACCCAACGATCCGTACTACGGGCCTCTCGGAGTGCGCTGTCTTAACTTTAGCCCGCAGGAAAGGGCAAACGATCGGTGCGAGCTGAAGCATATGGCTGATCGTAATTTGCAGAGCAGCTATTTCGATCTTTCCAATCTGTACACCGAGCAAGCGACGTACGATCAGGACGgtaagctgctgctgcagcagtgtGGAGCGCCCGAGACCATAACGAACCGGAGACCGATGTCGGTGCAGTTTTTCGCCGTTGCCGGTTTGTTTGCAAAGTTGCACAATTACTGCGTGGATCGGGCACCGCTGAAGGGTAGCGGACCGGTCGAGGAACGGTGCCGTGCGTTTACGATCGCCGTGTATCAGAAGATCATCTACGAGCAGCTTTTACCGGTACTGTTtggtgaagagttttacagtgaGTGCGATTTTAGCTGCGAATACAATCCGAACGAGGAGTGTGCCGTCTCGCAGGTGTACAAGCATGGACCGGGTCGCTTCCAGCACGTGTGGATAGGCGAAACGATGCTTTACAAACCGGCTCGTGGGGAGGCGGAGTGGAGATCGTTTAACGATTTCTTCCACAATTATGAATCGTTCGATTGTTTGGGTGCGCTGGCCGGTTCGCTGGACACGCCGATCAACGTTGGAAATCTCGCCAGTGCGGTAAGTAAAGGAAAAATGGCTGGTTTGCGTCGAAAAGAATGTACTTATCGTTCACCGTTTGACAGAGCGTGGACAAGTTCGTTACGGTGGATGGATATCGTGGCACTAGTCTACCATGCATCGATCTGGCACGTAATCGTGATGCCGGGCTGTGTCCGCTGGTTACCTACAAACACCACGTGGAGCAACTGTTCGGAGAGGAGAGCCGATGTTACAGCACGTTCGAGGATCTGAGCGATATCTTTGCACCAGACGTAAGTGTGCAGGATTGAGGGTGAAATTCAAACTTACAGATTTTTAATGGATAATGGACGCATTGTTTGCGCAGGTGATTGAATTCTTCTCCCGACACTATGAGCATCCGGACGATATCGATGTACTGTTTGCGAACATGGACCAACGATTCCATCCGGGTGCTAACCTGCCAAAGATGGTCGCTCAATTGACGTGCCTTGAGATGAAGCGTCTAAAGTGCACGGATCGGTTCTTCTACACGTGGAATCCAAATCTAGGCAAAGGTAGTAACACAACATGTTTTACGTTGGCTCAAATGATGGGATTCTTTGTTATCGTGTCTTACGATATCACTTTACAAACTTTTTAGGAGCGCGACAACTTATAGAAGCGATGGACTTTACAGTGCTATTGGCTCTGGTGACCGAAATGGAGGAAGTTCCATTGCAACCGTTTTTCGTCAGCAGCCCGACTGTTGCGTCGTGTGATGTGCGAGACTACATGCAATCATTAGACCATCTTTTCTCCGATCTGTAATACAACTGAAAGTTATTAATAAgtaaatcattttttcttGGATAAGTGAAACGACAAAGGATTAACAACTACAACATGACtctaatataataaaaaatgagaCAATTGAAAGAATGTTAAGTAGAATAATGCTATCAGTCGAACAAGAACGGTTCTAAAGTGCTTTGTTTGCTGCAAGAAAGGTTTAGATTTCTGTAGCATTCTTCATGCTCAGCGTATCATGGGCGGGTGCTCGTTTTATCTTGTTGTATATAAAAACAAAGTACACTAAAGCCGGCTACTGTTTGCAAGGGCTACATCGGCAAGACACAACGTGAAACGGTTACATAGTAAACATTGTGGACCAATCGCACCAAACCGCATGATGGGTAGAATTTTATAAAAGCTTCTAGCTCCGGTGTGGTGCCATTCAGTGTGGTGTGACCGAGCGCGGTGACACAGCCGAGGTGTGTCCAGTGTTGGTGGAGGTGTTTTggtgaaaacaaaactgcaataaaGCAAAGAAGTAACAAAAAATGACATCTTCAAACCGCTTGGCGGTAGTTGTGGTGGTGCTAGAGTGCTGCCTTATGCTCTGCGTACAGATTGCTTCAGCGAATCCGTTCGGTATGGTGGTGTAtatgttttaataatttttaaccAAAGttgtgaaaataataatataaattgTGCAAACAAAAGCATTCACTTTgcaaattatgaaatttagACGTAAACCATTCGTTGCGAAACTGCTGTGTTGCGTGTTTGCGATGGCAGACGATGGGGCGTTTGCCACCGGTGGTGTTTGTTATCCGTTGCTGATGTTTATAAACAAAGCGCACGGGCCTTAAGCTCGAGCGCCAGACGTGCATGGTCAAGTGCAGTGGGCTGTCTACGTGACCTAGCCTGCGATTGAAAACTAACAACACGACTGTTACTGATTTGACAAACATGAGTGAAAGAAACAGAATGAGATAAAGATCAAAAGATAAACATAGAAGCTAGCATTCAACATAAAACTCGTTGGTAATAGTTGCCGTGCTAATGTTCTTTCAGAATTTCACAAAGAAAATGATTATAATTGTTTATTGATGCATATACATTCTTTAgctttctttatttgtttatatacTGTGATTACTATAAATGTGTATTTTACCTTttgcttgtatttttttttcagtaaaAACTATTAAAATAATAGTGGTCAagttacttttgtttttttaaataatcaattcATATTATTCATATCATTCATATTATTCATAAAAATCGAATGATCATGGCGATGTACAAATGATCATCCTTTGATCTACCTTATCAAGGAGAATGACTAAATTTATATTCCCTTTCAAATTTCAGATAAATACTACTTCTCTAGCGTTCCAGAATACTACGCTGGGTATGACAGTCAATGTGGTTACGAACCAAAGTGCTACGGTGACCAAAGGTAggttatttgtttgaaaattataCTCTTCGAACAGCTACAATTTGCCATAATCTGTGCCAATCTCTCCATCCAGTTGCCCAAACGTGGCACTGTTCAGTGAGTACGAAAAGGAAGCGTTCATCAAAGCAGTCGCCGAGCTGTTGAGCAATGACGAGCGGGCACAAAACGGTAACTATCGCATTGGAGAAAGCGAATTCGACTTTGAGCTTTTCCAAACGAAGGCCATCAAATCGGGCGAGGATCTCGATGTGCGCCGCACGCTGACGACGGATAAGTTTTTGAAGACGCTGGCAAAAAAGTTGAGCAAGTGTGAGCTGAGAAACCTGTTGGACGGGAAGTGTTGCGCGAACAGGACGCTTTCGTGCTGCAATGGCCATGAACAGATTTCATGTGATCCGTACCATCCGTAAGTATTTGGGGTTTTGAATGACTTAGTGCATGCGCAAACTTGGTAACTGAAGCCTACTCTTTTCAGCTATCGAAGCTACGACGGAAGCTGTAATAACTTGGAGCATCCGAGCTGGGGAAAGCGTGGAAGTGCACTGAAACATCCGTTCGCTCCGTGCTACAGTGACGTGGTATCGAAGCCGGCTCGCAGTAAGTCGGGTGCTCCGTTACCGCAGAATCGAAAGCTAATGGTTGAGCTGGCCGATTTTCTGAATAACAGGAATTCTAAGAGATCCTCTTCCCTGAGCATGTTTATGGTGTTTTTCATGGAAACGATCTCTTCGGATATGATTGGAAGGGCTAACAAACGGGCACACTGTCCGACCCAAGGTTTCCGCGGCTGCCGAGCGGACGGGCAGGATCGTAGCGCTTTCGTGTCGACGCTATCGAATCCTCTCCGCGTATCACCTAACGATCCGTACTACGGGCCTCTCGGAGTGCGCTGTCTTAACTTTAGCCCGCAGGAGAAAGCAAACGATCGGTGCGAGCTGAAGCATGTGGCCGAGCGCAATATGGAAAGCAGCTATCTCGACCTGTCGAGCATGTACGGCGAGGTACCGCACTATGATGCGAGTGGGAAGCTCCCCCTGTTCCAATGTGGCGCTACGGGACCGGTCGAACAGTTACACCCGATTGCGGTACAGTTTAAGGCAATCATCGGTCTGTTCGGTCAGCTGCATAACTATTGTGTGGATCGGGTTAGCTCCTGTTCCCAGTCGAAGGGTTCGGTTGAGGAACGGTGCCGTGCACTTACGATCGGCGTATATCAGAAGTTGATCTACGAGCAGCTGCTACCGCTGCTGTTTGGTGAAGAGTTGTACAATCTGGCTGGCTTTGATTGCGAGTACAACCCGTATGAGGAGAGTGCCATCTCGCAGGTGTACAAGAACGGGCCGGGACGGTTCCCGCACGTGTGGATTACGGAGACGGTAGCGTACAAGTACCAGGGTAGGACTCAATGGCGCCCTCTCAATGAGTACTTCCACGATCATGAGTTATTCGAATGTACTGCAACGCTGGAGGGAGTACTCGAGACGCCGATCGAAACGAATCGATTGGTTGATGAGGTAAGGGATTGCTGAGTTTGGTGTGGATGTGAAGAGATATTGAAATGTTCCTTCCTTGTAGATTATGCACAAGTTCTACACTACTAATGGCGAACGAGGTAGCTGTCTGCCATGCATTGATCTGGCGAGGAATCGTGACTCTGGGCTATGTCCATTGGTAACTTACAAACATTTCATTGAACAGATTGCCGGCGAAGAGAGCAAGTGTTATAGCACGTTCGATGATCTGAAAGATATGTTCAGCCCTGATGTAAGTGAATAATAACCGTGCGGAATGCTACAGGGAAATGTGACATTATGGTATtaaatctttttgtttttgcttgcagTTGGTGAATTTCTTTGCCCATCACTATGAGCATCCAGGTGATATCGATGTGCTGTTTTCGGGCTTAGATCAGCGCGCCTACCCTGGGGCCCACATGCCGAAGCTCGTCTCGCAATCAACCTGTTTGGAGTTCAAGCGTCTGAAGTGCACGGATCGGTTCTTCTACAAGTGGAATCCGAATCTTGGCGAAGGTAAGATTGAGTTGCTTTCTTGTGATTCATTGCATTCATTggcttttttattctttttacaGGGGCTATGCATCTGATCGAGATTCTAGACTTTACTGCACTGCTTGCACTGTTCACTGAGGCGGTTGAAGTTCCATTGGAACCCTTCATGGTGGACGGGCCGAAGGTTGCTGCTTCGGATGTGAGACAGTATCTGGAGAGTGTGAATTATTTGTTCTGTGAAGTATAAGAATAGATATAgacatttgttttaaatttttaaggAAATTTTAGAAGaggaacaaataaaaaagtatttcTTCCGTTTAAAACTCCGGGTG comes from the Anopheles coluzzii chromosome 2, AcolN3, whole genome shotgun sequence genome and includes:
- the LOC120953100 gene encoding uncharacterized protein LOC120953100 — translated: MRGTALKHPIAPCFDDVVSQPARSKSGAPLPQNRKLIAELAAMLKEREISTTAELNMCSVFLSEFFTLDMIGRSTKRTKRRTDGFRGCRADGYDRSPFVTPLSNPLLVSPNDPYYGPLGVRCLNFSPQERANDRCELKHMADRNLQSSYFDLSNLYTEQATYDQDGKLLLQQCGAPETITNRRPMSVQFFAVAGLFAKLHNYCVDRAPLKGSGPVEERCRAFTIAVYQKIIYEQLLPVLFGEEFYSECDFSCEYNPNEECAVSQVYKHGPGRFQHVWIGETMLYKPARGEAEWRSFNDFFHNYESFDCLGALAGSLDTPINVGNLASASVDKFVTVDGYRGTSLPCIDLARNRDAGLCPLVTYKHHVEQLFGEESRCYSTFEDLSDIFAPDVIEFFSRHYEHPDDIDVLFANMDQRFHPGANLPKMVAQLTCLEMKRLKCTDRFFYTWNPNLGKGARQLIEAMDFTVLLALVTEMEEVPLQPFFVSSPTVASCDVRDYMQSLDHLFSDL
- the LOC120953298 gene encoding chorion peroxidase-like; amino-acid sequence: MTSSNRLAVVVVVLECCLMLCVQIASANPFDKYYFSSVPEYYAGYDSQCGYEPKCYGDQSCPNVALFSEYEKEAFIKAVAELLSNDERAQNGNYRIGESEFDFELFQTKAIKSGEDLDVRRTLTTDKFLKTLAKKLSKCELRNLLDGKCCANRTLSCCNGHEQISCDPYHPYRSYDGSCNNLEHPSWGKRGSALKHPFAPCYSDVVSKPARSKSGAPLPQNRKLMVELADFLNNRNSKRSSSLSMFMVFFMETISSDMIGRANKRAHCPTQGFRGCRADGQDRSAFVSTLSNPLRVSPNDPYYGPLGVRCLNFSPQEKANDRCELKHVAERNMESSYLDLSSMYGEVPHYDASGKLPLFQCGATGPVEQLHPIAVQFKAIIGLFGQLHNYCVDRVSSCSQSKGSVEERCRALTIGVYQKLIYEQLLPLLFGEELYNLAGFDCEYNPYEESAISQVYKNGPGRFPHVWITETVAYKYQGRTQWRPLNEYFHDHELFECTATLEGVLETPIETNRLVDEIMHKFYTTNGERGSCLPCIDLARNRDSGLCPLVTYKHFIEQIAGEESKCYSTFDDLKDMFSPDLVNFFAHHYEHPGDIDVLFSGLDQRAYPGAHMPKLVSQSTCLEFKRLKCTDRFFYKWNPNLGEGAMHLIEILDFTALLALFTEAVEVPLEPFMVDGPKVAASDVRQYLESVNYLFCEV